In Schistocerca americana isolate TAMUIC-IGC-003095 chromosome 7, iqSchAmer2.1, whole genome shotgun sequence, a single genomic region encodes these proteins:
- the LOC124622248 gene encoding prostaglandin reductase 1-like: MVKARQIVIARVFQGEPRLQDFRIEEEDLPALRDGQILAEAVYISVDPYQRAYKNMHHVGNTMIGSQVARIVESRAAGFPVGRYVVGYWGWRDRTVADVGPDAPYFMSPVMLVPDLGELPLSLSLGVLGMPGITAYFGLLEICKPKEGEVAVVSGAAGAVGSIVGQIARLKGCKVIGFAGSDAKVKWLREELGFHHAFNYKTNDVTEALKQAAPDGVDVYFDNVGGEMSSAIINSMREYGRISVCGAISGYNESNLPKATIIQHAAIFKQLRMEGFMYIRWHDRWGEGIGQLMQWIREGKIKYHETVTDGFQNTPKAFVGMLQGENLGKAVVKV, translated from the exons ATGGTGAAGGCGCGCCAGATCGTGATCGCCCGCGTGTTCCAGGGAGAGCCGCGGCTCCAAGATTTCCGCATCGAGGAGGAGGACCTGCCGGCCCTCCGCGATGGCCAGATACTCGCCGAGGCAGTCTACATCAGCGTCGATCCCTACCAGAGGGCGTACAAGAACATGCACCACGTCGGCAACACCATGATCGGCTCGCAG GTGGCCCGCATCGTGGAGAGCCGTGCGGCGGGCTTCCCCGTGGGGCGGTACGTGGTCGGCTACTGGGGGTGGCGCGACCGCACCGTGGCCGACGTGGGGCCGGATGCGCCCTACTTCATGTCTCCGGTCATGCTGGTGCCAGACCTGGGGGAgctgcccctctccctctctctgggggTGCTGGGCATGCCCGGAATCACGGCCTACTTTGGACTGCTGGAGATCTGCAAGCCTAAGGAGGGAGAGGTCGCCGTAGTCAGTGGGGCAGCAGGTGCTGTGGGGTCCATAGTCGGGCAGATAGCGCGCCTCAAGGGGTGCAAAGTAATTGGCTTCGCGGGATCAGACGCTAAG GTGAAGTGGCTGAGAGAGGAGTTGGGATTCCATCACGCATTTAACTACAAGACGAATGACGTCACAGAGGCGCTGAAGCAGGCGGCACCTGACGGCGTCGACGTGTACTTCGACAACGTGGGCGGCGAGATGAGCAGCGCAATCATCAACAGCATGCGAGAGTACGGTCGCATCTCCGTGTGCGGCGCGATATCTGGATACAACGAGTCTAATCTCCCGAAGGCTACCATCATCCAGCACGCAGCCATATTCAAGCAGCTCCGCATGGAGGGATTCATGTACATCCGATGGCACGACCGCTGGGGAGAGGGCATCGGACAGCTGATGCAGTGGATCAGGGAGGGGAAAATCAAGTACCACGAGACTGTTACCGACGGCTTCCAGAACACTCCCAAAGCCTTTGTTGGCATGCTGCAAGGAGAGAACCTAGGGAAAGCTGTTGTTAAAGTCTGA